AATCAGGAAACAAAAGAcgtgaagaggaaaggaaaggaaaggaaaggaaaggaaaggaaaggaaaggaaaggaaaggaaaggaaaggaaaggaaaggaaaggaaaggaaaggaaaggaaaggaaaggaaaggaaaggaaaggaaaggaaaggaaaggaaaggaaaggaaaggaaaggaaaggagaaaaaaaaaaaaaaaggaaaagaaatgggaAGAGACTCTGTAATACTCCTCTCTTCCTACCTAGAGATTTCCGAGTCAAACACCTAAAAAGGCTGGCACCTCTCTGTAAATGCTGGGCTGAGGTTTACTTAGTGTCCTGCAACAGAAATAAATACCCAGGGGCAGCAGCGCCCTGATTTGATATCTTGTGCCCTCGAGTGCCAGACCAGATGTGATCCTGATCTCTAAAAATAACTCTTTTCCAAGAAAGACCCTTTTCCCGACCACCTCCCACCATCCGATTGCCTTCGCCCTGTGCTGAAATGTGTATTGAAAGAAGATGGTGAAAGATTTAATTTTCCTTTGGGAGATGCAATTACAGCAGAAATACTGCAGGAGAGGCACACTCTCAGACTCTGGCTTCTCAGTATCTCATTATTTATTACAAATGTAGCAAACATTGGGAGTCTACAACCAGCTTAGAGTGCTCATAAATTAGAGGCAGCAGGACTactttggagggaaaaaaaaaaaaggaaaaggaagaaaatcaagaccCAGTTTCGAAGACGCCTGCCTTGAGGCGTGGGGGGAATAGAAGGCGGATTTGGGGTGATTTTCGATTTTCGACGTGGAGAGGGAAGATCCTCCAGTACCGTCCATGGACGGCGGGTGCCTGCCCGGGAACAAACGCCGGTCCAGTCCCCgagaagaaagaattaaaaaaaaaaaaaaaaaaaaaaaaaaaaaaaaaaaaaaaaaggaaaatttgtgcGAATAGCTGGAAATTATCCTAGGAAATCCTAGGAATCTCTTCCCTGCCTATAGACCCCTGGCTAAGGATCAGGGGTCGCTCCCGCTGCCCTGCTGAGGGTGCGAGGCGCCCAGAAGCGGAAGATGCTCCCTCTTCCTTCTCCTACCCTTCctgcttctccttctcttccccctTGAGCTTTTCCCGCAGTAAGGGCCTTTCCCCGCCCCGGGGAACCCCTCCCGAGGGTTTCTGCCCGCCGCTCCCCAAAGGTCCCTTTCCCACCcgctctgcccagcccagcccgctcCCAGCGGCGAGGAGCAGCCCCGGGAGGAGCCCGCGGGTCCCTGGGCCGGCCCTGGCAGCGGGGGGGACACGTCCCCTCCTCCCGCCGGGCAGGGTCCCCTCCGCCAGGGGCCCGGCAGCGCGACTGTGGCAGCGCCCCGAAGGGCTGGCGCCGAGGGCGGGGTTGGGATGGGGGGACCCCGAATCCCGATCCAGCGGCTCCTCCCCGCCGGCCCGGCCTCCCTGGCAGGCATGCCCGGCTGGGGCGGCACGGCAGGAGGGGGCGGCGGGCCCGAGGGGCGGCCCCCGCCCCGGGAAGGTGGGTGCCTGCCTCTTCTGACGCCggctgctctccctccctgcaggtACTGGGATGATTTCCACGCCTGCACCCTCACAGCGCTCACCGATTGCCAGGAAGGAGCGACAGACCTCTGGGAGAAATTGAGACGGGAATCCAAAAACCTCGATTTCCAAGGCAGCTTATTCGAACTGTGCGGAGGCGGCAGCGGCGCGGCGCCGTCCCTGCTGCGGCcggccctgcccctgctgctggcggctctgtgggccgCCCTAGTGACCTGGCTGCCTTTCTAGGGGCGAGGAGCACACTCACACCCACACCCTCTCCATGTGCTGGATCTATAGAGGAAGTGTCCATCCGTTGCTTTGGGGACGTTGTGCTTTTCTGtggttgatgatgatgatgatgatggtggtggtggtggctgaTGATGGTGAAACACCCATGTAGGACTGTGGAAGcgttctccctttttttttttttttttcctcttttttttttttttttttttttttttccgtgttTTATTTGCCAAATCTTACCAAACAGGCAGCGGCGCGCAGCCCAAATCGGACCTCAGCTTTACTATCGCTTCGAatcaaaaatagagaaaaaaaatataaagaaactAACTCGAGCCCTCGTTGTGCAAACGCAATCTCAGGAACGGCTCTGGGCCACCCACTGCTAAGGCTGTAGCCGGCCGGGCACCTCCCGGCGAGCCACGGGCTCCGCTAAAAATGCGGCAGTGTGCGAGGCGAGAACAAAAACCGCAGACAGGAAAAGGCACTGGCGAGAAATCCAAGGTAGATGTCCACGTGTGAAGCATATGGTGAATAATTCACAATCTCTCATCTTTCCTCCACAGTcgcttgttgttttttttggtcattccactgggaaaaaaaaaatttaaaaatatataaaaaagaacattttttttcctcaaggggAAAAGAGAgcgagagagggagagaaagagagggaaacGAACagctaaggaaggaaggaaggagcaagAGAAAGAAAGACGTATCTAAATGCCCGGAGGAATGAAGGAATGCTGCTAACATCTCTGAGAGTTTATCTTTACTTGCTGTTCGAAGGCATCTTTCCGAATTCACTGCCTttaattttttcctcctctttgttTTAGATGTTACACATAACAGTAAAATACCTGAATATCCAACCGTAGAGATCACAAAAGGGGGCTTAAATGTAaacctaaaggaaaaaaaataacaacagcaaaatgattttgaaaaaaaaaaaaaaaagagccttgattttaaaagagaagaaaaatgtaatttaaacAAAAGTTTATTATAAAGTCAATTCagcaaaaaataacaaaaaaaaagatttgcTACAAAGTATAGACAGaagtataaaataaaaattattgttTGAAATGAGGGTGTCGTCCTTTTTATAAAATATACCTAGAGTATCTTGGAAAGGACAGGGCTTTTAAGGCAAGGAAGTCTAAATCTTGAACCCATCCCTTGACGAGCACGGCAATTTCAGTTCAAACAAGGACAGGGCGCCTCAATCGCTTAGTCGaagcctttctctctctctcttttttgttttggtttgttttttctctctctttttatttccCCCTTTCTTTTGCTCCTTATAAATACTCTGTAAACCctcccaccctcctcctcctcctcctgtcccgAAGCCGGaggcgcagcagcagcagccgcgcgttccgggggcggcgggggcgcgcATCTCCCGCGGGCGCGGAGCGCTGCCAGCCCGGCCCGGGGAGCGAAGGCAGCGCCGCCAccgagggggaggaggaggaggaggaggaggaggaggaggaggaggaggaggctgcggaGCCGGGGCCAGAGGAGCCCTTTCATAATTAATAAGGCAGCTCAGCCGAAGGAGCAAGGGGAAGGGGGGACGGGGTATTGATTTCGCAGCAGAAGCTGCTCTAACCTCGGCTATTTATAGACGCCTGATGCCTTTATAGAGAAATATACATCGAATAGTGAACACGTCCTTTTTGCTTATGAGAGGAGAGCCCAGCTGGCGATCGGGGGTGGTGGGGGGGTGGGTGAGCGAGTGGGCCATGGGGAGGTAGGGACCACGAGTTGGTGCGAGGTGATTTATTCCGCCGGGAGCCGTCGCCCGCGCGATCGCTCTCCTTTGCCAATGTGTAGGGTGGCAGAGTCTCTCCTTcgccccctctccctgctccctcctttcCCAAGGTCCGCAATGTAATGTGTAAGCAATAGCAAATGTAACAGTTCATAAATCAAACAGTGGGTCGCAAGCCAATCTGCATTTCCCAAACGGATTGAATCCCAGCAACGAATGTGCTCGGGAACTGGAGCCAGGCGCCTTTACCACTGGAAGCAATGTTGATTTTTTAATGATAAAATACATTATGCGtgtgttggggggggggggctttgcagagcccagcctcgctTCGGCAGACACAGGTCTGCTTCAATTTCGTTTTACTTTGGCCTCCCTCTAGATtcaatccccaccaccaccaaagAACAAGGAAAACCCTGGAGAGCAGAGCTTTGTTTAAATGGTTCGGGTTATTTTCCCTCCCCACAGAGGATCTAGACCTaaattgatttttctgtgcaCATCTCTGTATTCATGAGGTCAGGCGCTGCTGTTACGGTTTCCTGTGGCACGAAATGCCAGATGCCGAGGAGAGAGGGGAGAGGAAGCCCTTGCTGGGGTGCCGGGGGCTCCGCAGCTTGCTGTGTGTCCCGGCTGGGTCCCGGCTGGCGGCGGGCAGCGCTCCCCGCTCGGGCCCGGGTGCCCGGGCTCCGCTCCCGGCCTGCGgcacccccggcccggccccggggcgctcccgccgcctccccggCCGCCCGACGGGGCCCGTCCTTCGCAGGACGATGGAAGGCAGCCTGCCAGCTTCCCCTCACCCCACGGAAGAAAGCTGAAACGCCCTAATAAGGGGGCGATTTCCAGCTCATTAGCGGACTCGAGTTATCTTCGTGTGAAGTTCAATTACTAATGAATAATCTCTCCGTAATTAGCACATCCCCCAATTAACCCTCCGTTGAGGGGAATAATAAACGGCGGCAGAGCAGCGAAAAAGAGCGGAGCGGGTGGGGAGGGTGCCCGGTGGTCGCTCCGGGCCCCTTTCCTCCCTTCCGTCTCCTCCTGTTAGGGGCAAATAATAGTCGGGCGCTCGCCCCCGGGGCGCAGGCCTGCCGGGCTAGCCGGGATGCGCCGGCCCGCACTGCAGCCCGGGATTCCCGCACAGGCGGCAGGGAGGGCAGCAAAGCCCGGCCCCGCCGGACGCGCTGGCGATCCCGCTGCTCCGTGCCTTTTTTCGGGGAGCACGAGCAACCAACAAACTCCCCCTTCCCTCCCGCCCCTCCATTTTATAAGAGTCCCCCAATGCGCCGGGCATTGGTTGTTCCCTTTTCTGCTCCTTTCAAGGGCCATTTCTGAGCGCCGTGGTTGATTTTACGTATTTAATTTTCTCCGCCGCAGGGATGGATGGTTGCTCTGCCTTGCCATGTTGTGTGGGCCAGGAAACGCGAGCCCTCCGCCAAGTCCCAGAAAAGGACTGAGTGTACTGGCTTTGCCTCCCGCCGCCTTGCACCTGTAGGGTTTGTAGAGGCTGCGGGAAAGGCTGCGCTGCCGCTTGCCAGGCCGGTCCCGCTGCCCCAGGCAGCGAGAGCTGGAAGAGGCTCAAGCCTCGAACATCCCTTCCTAACTCCCGTGAGATGGTGAGCTGGAGAGGGGGAAAACGCAACAGAAGGGCGTTTAAACCTTGACAGTGACCACAGTAAAATTATCTCTCCCGCTTAAAAGAAAATGCGCACACACGCAtgcataaagggaaaaaaaaacaaaccaaatcaaaaTATAAATGCAGATCAACAGGGAAAAAACCCGCGGCTGAAACAAAAGACAAGTCAGTGCATTTCTAGCTGGCTGGATAATCAGGAAGAGTTGCAGCCATTGCGGCTCTGCCTGCCCTAATTCCTATTCCCAGCTCCGACTGAGCAACCGCAGCCCCGCAGTCCCCGGAGGGCTGCACAGCGCTGGCTCCTTCCTCCCCGGCAGCGCTGGATGCGCCCGGCTTGGCCTGCGGCTGCTCTCCTGCCGCCTGCCTGCctctcctcctgcctccctgctctcctgctgcctccctgctctcctgctgcctccctgcctctcctgccgcctgcctgcctctcctcctgcctccctgctctcctgctgcctccctgcctctCCTGCCGCCTCTCCTGCCGCCTCCCTGCCTCTCCCCGTTAGCAGCCGGGCCGAGCCCTGCAGGGAGAGCGGCCTCTCGGCCCGGCCCGGGCTGCCCTCCGACACGGCGAGACCCCGCCGGCGCTGCGCTGAGCTGGTGCGGGTCGATTATTTTTGCtgtaaggggaaagaaaaaaaaaggaaggaaaaaaaaaaaaaaaaaaaaaaaaaaaaaaaaagagaccttTTCCCATCTGTTCAAAAGCTGTAACAGGGACACGGAGtgggcctgtgctgggagcaaAAGCTTGAGCCAGGACACACAAAACTGAGGAAAAATCTGAGTGGTAGTGAGAACAAACTGGTTGGTGCTTGTGGAGGGATCAGGGAGGCATGGTATGAAATAAGGTGGAGTATCCATTTCTGACAGGACCTTTTGGTGCCTGTGTCTACATCTCAGAGGAAGCAGCCAGTTACTGTTGGTCCTTGGCTCATTTGCAGAGTCTAGGGATGAATGGATCTGTGGCTCTTCCAGCCCTCTTCCTCTCCAGGGTCCCTTTAAAATTTGTGCAGTTGCTGTCCTACCCAGTGAAACCCACTAAATTCTGTGAGAAGGGCTGACAACCTAAGGAGAGAGAGAACAGCTCAGCCTTTCTATTCACCAAGCAGATTCATTAATGATTAGTGCCATTAGGTGGACTACAGTAGTGCCTGAGGGCCCCAATTAAAGGAAAAGTGAGCTTGTTAAATCCAGAAAGCCAGATTCTCCCTCTGATACTCCTGCCTGATGCAGAGGTGGTGCCTCCAGGGCGGGCAGCAGGAATAGCCCTGGCTTTCTGTGTGAGCAGCCTCTGTGCTTCCCCCCTCCCTCCTCCACCGCTTCCCTCTGCCCTGCCTGAGCTGCAGATCCTGCTCGCAGGGTGCTGCAGAGCAAGGCTGTTGCAGGAGTTGGCTGGCAGGACTTGCAGGAGGAGGTGTCAAATCAGCTTATTCTTCTGAGCCACTTCGTTCTTCATCACGAGTGGGTTTGGGTGGGCTTTTTTTGGTTTaggtcttggggtttttttgggcagGGTTGAGAGCAGGCAAAGTGGTGGGGATTGCAGAGGAGTCTGTTATGAAATCAGATGCGATTTTAGATGTCTGAAAGAGTTTCTTTAGGCTAAAGGCAGCTGAAGATCAATTGCACTGTTGGCAAATGTGCTTCCAGCTGGTTGGAGCTTCTCTTGAGGGAGAGTTTCAACCCAGGGCCCGTTGCAATGGTAGTGCAGGAAAGGGCTTTCCTTTGCTTTGGGCTAAGGACCTTCTGCTGCCCAGTTCTACCAGTGAGAAGAGAAACTGGAGATGATGTGGGAGAGGCACCACAGCACTGTTACTGGTGAGTTACTGGCTGTTcctttcaccccaaatccccatgaTGGGTCTGTGTTTGAAGAttttgctcaaagccccatgctCCTGAACAATGGGCTGCTAACAAATGGGCAGACTGTGCTGGCACAGACTTTGCCTTTCAGAAGGTACTGAAGAAATAGGTTTAAATGGATCAAATTCTCAGAAGCCCAGCCTGCGGCTTGTGCCTTAGCTTTTTAGACTGtactgtttgttttattttgtttctttgtttgcttaTCTCCAAAGCTGATATGAAGAAAAGATGGAAACAGCCTCCTGAAGGTCAAGGTGAGACTGACCAACACCCGATTGCTGGTACTCACCAGCAGTAATAAATCCCTGATCACAGGTGCTGGAAGTCTCTTCAGAGAAACAACATTGCTGCAGGGGACCAGCAACTagtcctgaccttctttacacagCCATTCTCTGGGAAATGTATCCCCTGAAGTCAATGTGGATTCTGCCTAGGTAAGGATTTTGAACGCTCAGTTTTACCTTATGTTATCCCAATATGAACTCCAGGCTCATGCCACCAAAGTACAAAGAGCTTTGTGAGTGCATTGTGCTTTGCACTTTCACATTTCTTGTCCAGGATATCAATTTATTAAGTACTGTGAAAAACTTACTAGATTTCTCAAGCATCAGAGATCAAATCTGCAGAGCagcttttttttgccaggaagCAGCCTCAAGAGTGGATGGGCAGTGCATCCTTTAATACCACTTTAATACCACCAATTTCTTTAACACTTTGGAAACTACTGGGTATTCAAACTGATGCTCCCCAaggcagcaaatgaaaacctCAGAACCTCAGTCAACCAAAGTAAAAACCAactaaccaaccaaaaaaaccgtTAGTAACTGCAAGAAAGAAACAATCGCTGATAGCGATAGGAGTTGTTTTATCAGATTTATCCCCTTAAAACACCTCTTTTCTTGCAGTGGCTGTCAGTTAGTTTCCTTCAGATACAGCTATGCACATGGTGTAATTCTGCCAAACGCACCTCTTCAAGAGTCAAACCATGTGTCTAGTATAGTCTCTCTTAGTCAGGACTTCTAATAGTAGCACTTCTGACCATTGTAGTACCTTAAGTGCAAGAAGTTTTGCAGTAAATGGTCAGTTTGGTATTTATgcttattttaatgtattttattttgacTGGGTATTGTAAGAGGTTTTATCCCTTCCTCTGTTCCCCTGGGGCACTTTCAATTTTCCAGTCCTCTGGCACGAGCTGCCTTTTGCAAAGGAATGATTCCTGTAAAGGCGCTGCCTCATTTTGTTTCCCATATTCTAACAAATCCTTAAATTATGTTGTCAGATGAAAAATACAGAACATATTTTGTTAGCATGGAACATTGGTCACATTAGTTTCACAATGCCTCATTGAAGAATCCAATATGTCAGAAAATTGTCCTAAGCTTTGCTGTTTATTGAGGCTTAATAGATGCCCTTGTCCCTTTTACTAGAGCCATGATGCAACActtgttttttttctgttgccaAGACATTTCACTTGGTCTCCTTCACCCTTACTCCTAGTGCCCATTAAATGAGAGCAGCACTTTCAGTTCTTTGAGATTTATGGGAAATGCTACATGAGGAGATAGGCTTTATTAATTGcaaaaattttattttaccttttaGCTTTCATCAGAAGAAAAACGCCTGGATTGAAATGACAGCAACAAATAATAGGTAAAGGATGCTCCCGTGTCGCTTCACAGGTCTGTTATGTAACAGAAAACATCCAGCCCTGGGTGCAGGAGAGTTGTGGCTCCCGTCCCTCT
The sequence above is drawn from the Melospiza melodia melodia isolate bMelMel2 chromosome 1, bMelMel2.pri, whole genome shotgun sequence genome and encodes:
- the NRN1 gene encoding neuritin, with protein sequence MGLKLNGSYISLILAVQIAYLAQAVRAAGRCDAVFRGFSDCLLRLGDNMANYPQDLDDKRNLQTICAYWDDFHACTLTALTDCQEGATDLWEKLRRESKNLDFQGSLFELCGGGSGAAPSLLRPALPLLLAALWAALVTWLPF